From a region of the Prevotella melaninogenica genome:
- a CDS encoding DUF2023 family protein, whose product MTDMMTADMKVLMNHIYEYKKGVRQMVLYTCNKKYESFATLRLEHQNIPYIIQPVGRDRMNLFFGRQECLDAIRLMITKPLNQLTPEEDFILGAMLGYDIRVQCERYCERKCRTCKCAT is encoded by the coding sequence ATGACAGATATGATGACCGCCGATATGAAGGTGTTGATGAATCACATCTATGAGTACAAGAAGGGTGTTCGACAGATGGTCTTGTATACTTGTAATAAGAAGTATGAGTCATTCGCTACGCTCCGCCTTGAGCATCAGAATATCCCATATATCATTCAGCCGGTGGGTCGTGACCGTATGAACCTGTTCTTTGGTCGTCAGGAGTGTCTTGATGCCATCCGGCTGATGATTACCAAACCTCTTAACCAACTAACGCCAGAAGAGGATTTTATTCTCGGTGCAATGTTGGGGTATGACATTCGCGTACAGTGCGAGCGGTACTGTGAACGCAAGTGCCGCACTTGTAAATGTGCGACATAA
- the fldA gene encoding flavodoxin FldA — protein sequence MKKTIVVYGSSTGTCESIANTIAEKLGVEAINVSDFSAEVVAENDNLILGSSTWGAGELQDDWYDGINVLKGADLSGKTVAIFGCGDSESYSDTFCSAMKEIYDAAQGANILPGVSTDGYTFDDSEAVVDGKFVGLALDDVNEEDQTESRIDAWLEAIKPAL from the coding sequence ATGAAGAAGACTATTGTTGTTTACGGTTCATCAACCGGTACATGCGAAAGCATTGCAAATACCATCGCTGAGAAGCTCGGCGTTGAAGCTATTAACGTATCAGATTTCTCTGCAGAAGTTGTAGCAGAGAATGACAATCTTATCCTTGGCTCTTCAACATGGGGCGCAGGTGAGTTGCAGGATGATTGGTATGATGGTATTAACGTACTGAAGGGTGCTGACCTCTCTGGTAAGACTGTTGCAATCTTCGGTTGCGGTGATAGCGAGAGCTATTCAGATACTTTCTGTAGTGCAATGAAGGAGATTTATGATGCAGCACAGGGTGCAAATATCCTTCCTGGTGTATCAACAGATGGCTATACTTTTGATGACAGCGAGGCTGTTGTTGATGGTAAGTTCGTAGGTCTTGCTTTGGATGATGTAAACGAAGAGGATCAGACTGAAAGCCGTATTGATGCATGGTTGGAGGCTATCAAGCCAGCATTGTAG